From the genome of Thermoanaerobaculales bacterium:
GTACGCGAAATCCTGACGCTGGCCGTCTGTCCTCGGGAGTGGACAGGCCGTCGCCCAACGGCGCACGCTCGAGCCCCCTTCCTGGCGCCAGGCCGTTCCGAGGTCGCATGAGCCGGTGGCATGGCACTTGCTGAACCCTGGGTCGGAGACGCCAGACGTTGCGGCGGCTCCGAGGAGGCGACCATGACCAACCGATGGCGACACACCCTGATGATCCTCGCCGTGGTGCTGATCAGCCTCACCCTGCTCGCGGCTCCGGCGCGCGGCGGCGACTGGTTCGATGTCCATTTCGGGAGCCGCGGCTTCGGCGTGAGCTTCGGCTCGACGGACTGGGCCGTCTGGGGGGCTTCGTGGCGAAACCCGGCCTGGTCGATCGACTACCGCACCGAGCTCTCCGGCTATGGGGAGTGGGTGTGGGTGGACTCGCTCGGCCAGTGCTGGCGGCCGTGGGTGGCTGCGGACTGGCGCCCCTACACCCACGGACGCTGGGTCTGGACGTCACTGGGCTGGACCTGGGTCGCCTACGAGCCGTGGGGATACTTCCCTCACCACTTCGGCCACTGGGCGATGGCACCGGTGGGCTGGGTCTGGGTGCCGGGCACCAGCTACCACCCGGCCAATGTGGTCTGGGTCTCGGCCGGCGCCTGGGTCGGCTGGTACCCGCGGCCGCCCCACGGCTGGACCCACCATCACCATCATGGCCACCACGGCCACGATGACGGCTACTGGGGGGGCTGGAACGACGCCCGCTTCGCGACCTACGTCGACTGGCGCGATCTGGGCGCCGACGACGTCGGCCGGCACGCGGTCGCTGCGACGGCTGTCCGGGGCGGCGCTCCCCGGGCCGTGGTCCGCGACGGCGTGGCGGCGCCCAACCGGCAGGAGCTCGGCCGGCGCGGGATCGCGGTGCCCGAGATGGGCCTCGAGCGCCGCACGGCCCGGGTCGCCGGCCGGGACGTGGTGCTCGCCCGCCCGGGGCAGGCAGCGCCCAGCGTCGAGCGGAACGCCGCCTTCACCCTCGATCGCGCGCTGGCGCCGCAGGCAGCGACGACCGTCGCCCGTCGAGCGGCCGGTGGTCGCGAGCCCGTCGGCGGTCGCGGCGGCTCGGCGGTGGGCAGCCGCCGATCGAGCCCGGCGGGCAGCGACCGGGTCGAGGCGCCGCGCCTCGCGGCGAGGACGCCGGAGCGGACTGCCGCCGCTGCACCGGGAAGGCCGGCGACGGTCAAGCCCGAAGCAAGGCCGAGCGCCGCGGCGAGCCGCACGGCGAGAGCACCTCGGACACAGCCCCATTCGGATGGCGCCCGCATCGCCGCGCCAGATGACCGGCGGCGAGTCGAGCCGAGCCGCGAATCGAGCCGCACCGCGGCTGGCCCGCTCACGGTGCGCCGCGCTCCGGCGGCCGCGACCCGGTCGGCCTCGGCCTCCGGCGCCGGGCCGCGCGAGGGCGGCGAGCCGGTGCGCCAGGTGGGCTCGTCGACACGGCAGTCGCGGGGACGCTCCGAGCAGGGCGCGCGCCGCGGCGGCGACGAGCCGGAAAAGCGGCAGGCGGCGTCGCGGACTTCGCCCCGCAGCCGCAGGTAGCGAACGACGGATGACGGGCGGGGCGGCCGCGGGGTCGCCCCGCCGCTCGCTCCCCTCCCCCCTCTGCTAGCATGCACGCCATGCCGACGCCGTCACGCCCCTCCGGGGCCGACCTCGAGGCTCGCGTCCAGCTCGCGCTCGAGCGATGCCTGGACTGGAGCCAGCAGGGCCGCCATCGCAAGGTCCTGGCCGAGGTCGACCGTCTGCTGCGACTGGTCGGGGACGACCGCCAGCTCGAGGCCCAGCTGCTGGTGTGGAAGGCCCAGGCCCTGCTCTCGATGGGCTCTCCGGAGCGGGCTCTGCCGGCTGCCAGCGCGTCGTGGCAGCTGTCGGCCTCCCCGCACGCCTGCCACCTGATGGCGAACGCCCTCAACGCCTCCGGCGACAGCGACCGCGCCGAGGAGCTTCTGGTGATGGGCACGGAGCTGTACCCGGAGGCCGTCCATCTGCCGATCCAGCTCGCGATGCTGCTCACCGACCAGGGCCGCGCGCCCGAGGCGCTGGAGATCCTGGAAGGCGTGCCGCCGTCCGCGCCGCTCGCGGACGAAATGGAGGTGTTCCTGGTCGGGCTGAGGGCCAACCTGCTCGCCACGCTCGGCCGCTGGTCGGAGGCCGATGAGGTCCTCGAGGAGGGTCTCGACCGTCATCCGGACGCATCGCTCCTGCTGGAGGCCCAGGGCTCGATCACCGCCGAGCGGAGCCGCCAGCTCGCGGAGGAGGCGCTGGTGGCATCGTGGCGCGACGCGCTCGCCCCGCTCCGGGGCACTGCGGCCAAGGTCGACGACGCCATCGTCCGGCTCGGGCAGGCGCTCGCGGTCGGCGAGCTCGTCGCGCTTGCGGCGCAGCGGTTGTGGCGCGCGCTCAACGACCGCGAACCGGTCCGGCTGCAGTCTCCGGATGCCTGGGCGGCGGCGCTTTTGACGGCGGTAATGGAGATCGACGGGCGCCCGCCGTCCGCGGCCGCCGTCGCCCGCGCGACGGACTGCAGCCCGTCGACGGTGCGGGCTGCGCTGCAGCGCGTGCGCCGCTACCTCGGTGCGCTCGATGGGGCCCTCGCCCGGAGGGCGTTCGGCGCCGCCTCCAACCCGCGGCTCGAGGAGAGCGGGCCGTCGCGGCCTCCCGGCCGCAACCCGGTCGTCCGCTTCCCGCGATGAAGTACAGCTTGGGCGCAGCGTCGTCGAGCGGCCAGCCGTGGCGCGGACGGACGGGCGGCCCCTCCGGGGGGCCCGCCGCCCCGGCCGGCGGCAGGCGGCCCCTGGCCCGAGAACCTTTTGCGGCGGTCCCCGTTACATGATGTGGCAGAGAGCCCCGATCGCGACTGACGCGGAGGCAATCGGATGACGACTCGAACACTGGCAGCCGCTTCCCTGCTGCTCTCGATCGCGGTCGCGGCGGGGGCCGCCGAACGCGTCCTCGACGACGCCTTTCCGGCGGCGGGCGTCGACGGCGTCAGCATCACCAATGGGGTAGGCGACGTCGTCGTCACGGCCGCGGAGGTCGTCGAGATCACGGTCGATGTCACGTTGATCCCCAGGCGAGGCGGCCTGTTCTCCTCGTACCGCAACGCCGAGCAGGAGGTCGAGTCCGCGCGACTTCAGTCGCGGATCGAGGGCGGCCGGCTGGAGCTCGCCGTGGAGTCAAGCTCGGACGAGCCCCGCTTCGAGGCCCAGTGGGTCGTGGTGGTCCCGACGCGGGTCGCCATCGAACTGACGGCCGGGGTCGGCGACGTGACGGTCCACGGCGCGGCCGCCGGGGTGAGGGTCGAGCTCGGGGTCGGCGACGCGCTGATCGGCGTCGTCGACGGGCCGGTTTCGGCAGAGGTCGGGGTCGGGGAAGCGACTGTCCGCGGGCTGGCGAGCCGATACGGCGGTGTCACCGCCTCCGGCGGCGTCGGCGACGCCAGCATCCTGGTCGCCGGCCAACGGCTGACCGGCGGGGGCTTTGTCGGGCGCGAGTCGTCGTGGCACGGCAGCGGCCCGCACTCGATCGAGCTCGAGGTCGGAGTCGGCGAGGCCCGCATCGTGCTCGAGTAAGCCCTCCCGACACCTCAAGACCCGTCTGCTACACTCCGTCCTCGAGGAGGAGGAGTACCCATGGAAACCAAGCCCGACACCGGGAAGGTCCTGCCAGCCAATGCTTTCCGCGAGCTCGCGCCGGGCGAGACCTACGCCCCGGTGGTGCCGCCGAACGATCCCCGGCCGGAGATTTCCGTTCGCTCCGTGACCCTCGGCGTGGTCATGGTCGTGGTGTTCACCTTCGCGGCCGCCTACATCGGGCTCAAGACCGGCAACGTGATCGAGACCTCGATCCCGATCGCGATCCTCGCGGTGTTCATCGGCACCCTGTTCAGCCGCCGCAGCTCCCTGCTCGAGAACGTCATCGTCCAGTCGATCGGCCAGGCGGCCGGGGTCGTGGTGGCGGGGGCCATCTTCACGATCCCGGCGCTCTACATCCTCGACCTGAAGCCGTCGTTCGTGCAGATCTTCCTGTCGTGCCTGGTCGGCGGCTACCTGGGAGTGGTCCTGCTGATCCCGCTGCGCCGGTACTTCGTGAAGGACCTCCACGGCCAGCTGCCGTTCCCGGAGGGCACCGCCATCGCCAACGTGCTCGCCACCGGCGAGCGGTCGAAGGGCTCAGCCGGCAAGGTCCTGCTGATGGCGTTCGGCATCGGCTTCATCTACGACCTGATCGTCGAGTTCCTCCACCTCTGGAACCACCACCTCAACTCCCGGGTGCTGTTCGGGTCGGTCGGGGAGCGGCTCGCTGACCTCCGGTTCGAGGCGCGCCTCAACGCCACCGCCGTCTACTTCGGCCTCGGCTACATCATCGGCGTCCGCTATGCCGGCATCATCGCCGCCGGCTCGGTGCTCTCGATGCTGGTGCTGGTGCCGCTGGTCTACTTCGCCGGCCATGGCCTGGCCGTTCCGCTGACGCCGCCTGCCGTCGCGTCGCTGGTCGCCGACATGAACGCCGGCCAGATCTTCGCAGCCTATGTCCGGCCCATGGGCATCGGCTGCATCGCGGTCGCCGGGATCATCGGCATCCTCAAGATGGGGAAGATCATCGTGTCGTCGCTGTCGCTCGGCTTCAAGGGGCTGGCCGGCGGCGCCGCCGGCGAGGCGATCCGCACCGACCGCGACATGCAGCCGCGACACACCTTCCTCATCCAGGCCGGCGCGGTGGTCGGCATGTTCCTGCTGTTCTGGTTCCTGAGCGGCCAGGTCACGACCGCCCTGGTCGGCACGGTCATCACCTTCCTGCTCGCCTTCCTGTTCACGCCGGTGGCGGCGCGCGCGATCGCCATCGTCGGCGTCAACCCGGTGTCCGGGATGACCATGCTGACCCTCATCATCGCCTGCCTGGCGCTGGTCGCGACCGGGCTGAGCGGCGACGCCCTCGGCATGTCGGTGGCCCTGGTCATCGGCTGCGCCGTCTGCACCGCCCTGTCGACCTCTGGCGCCTTCATCACCGACCTCAAGGTCGGGTACTGGCTCGGTGCCAGCCCATACCAGCAGCAGCGTTGGAAGTTCCTCGGCATTCTGGTGGCGTCGCTGTGCGTGGGCGCCGTGATCTGGGTGCTCGCAACCTCCTACGGCTTCATGATCAAGGTCGCGACCGGCCAGCTGGTGGTCAATCCAGACCTGCCGGCGCCGCAGGGCAACCTGATGGCCACCATCGTCTCCAGCGTCATGGGCGGCGAGCAGCAGGCGCTGATCCTGTTCGTGCTCGGCGGGATCGTGGCCGTGATGCTGGAGATGGCGAGGGTGCCCGCGCTCGCCTTCGGCCTCGGCATGTACCTGCCGATCGAGATCAACATGGCGGTCTTCTTCGGCGCGGCGGCCGGCCACTTCATCAGCCGCTCCGGCCGGACCGAGGAGGAGCGTGAGGCCCGCAAGGAGCAGGGCACGCTGATCGCCTCGGGTCTGATGGCGGGAGCGGCGATCGTCGGCACGATCGGCGCCATCCTGCTGCTGCCCCAGCTGCTCGCGCCGATGCAGTACATCGACGTGCTCCACGCCTCCGAGCAGGGCGCCGGCGCCTTCGCCTCCTGGTACCAGGGGATCGGCGGCCAGCTGGTGAGCGTGGTCGGCCTGTTCGGGCTGGTCGCGCTCTGCTACCTGCTCGCCCGCAAGGGCGCGCGGTGGCAGATGGAGGAGTAGCCGGGACGCGGCAAAACGACCTGGAGCGAGCCGCGGAGAGCGCCCGCCCGGGGCTCGCCGGCCGGGTGGCTCGAGCTCAC
Proteins encoded in this window:
- a CDS encoding oligopeptide transporter, OPT family, which encodes METKPDTGKVLPANAFRELAPGETYAPVVPPNDPRPEISVRSVTLGVVMVVVFTFAAAYIGLKTGNVIETSIPIAILAVFIGTLFSRRSSLLENVIVQSIGQAAGVVVAGAIFTIPALYILDLKPSFVQIFLSCLVGGYLGVVLLIPLRRYFVKDLHGQLPFPEGTAIANVLATGERSKGSAGKVLLMAFGIGFIYDLIVEFLHLWNHHLNSRVLFGSVGERLADLRFEARLNATAVYFGLGYIIGVRYAGIIAAGSVLSMLVLVPLVYFAGHGLAVPLTPPAVASLVADMNAGQIFAAYVRPMGIGCIAVAGIIGILKMGKIIVSSLSLGFKGLAGGAAGEAIRTDRDMQPRHTFLIQAGAVVGMFLLFWFLSGQVTTALVGTVITFLLAFLFTPVAARAIAIVGVNPVSGMTMLTLIIACLALVATGLSGDALGMSVALVIGCAVCTALSTSGAFITDLKVGYWLGASPYQQQRWKFLGILVASLCVGAVIWVLATSYGFMIKVATGQLVVNPDLPAPQGNLMATIVSSVMGGEQQALILFVLGGIVAVMLEMARVPALAFGLGMYLPIEINMAVFFGAAAGHFISRSGRTEEEREARKEQGTLIASGLMAGAAIVGTIGAILLLPQLLAPMQYIDVLHASEQGAGAFASWYQGIGGQLVSVVGLFGLVALCYLLARKGARWQMEE